The genome window CCGGCAGTTCAATTCCGTATGCCTTATTGTGGCACAGTCTTTGCTCGAATAATAATGGCTGATTCCGGCCCACCAGGCAGGCAAAGCAGCCGGCTGAATTCAGGACGAAACGTAAGTGATGCCTACGAAATCAGTTGTGCGTGGAGGAGCGCGAGAAGATGCCGAAGGCGTTCACCGTTCGGCAACTGCGGAGGTGGGAAAATGCTGCCTTTTCCTGAGGTTTTTTCTGCCCCAAATCTTCTCCAGCACACGGCTTGGCGCACTTTTTCGATGAAAGGAGAGATACCGATGCCTCCTCGGCTCGCCGATGAACGAGGTTTTACCCTGACGGAACTGCTTGTGGTGGTTGGAATCATCGTGCTGTTGACCGCGATCGTGGTTCCTAACATCGTAGGACGGATCGATGCGGCGAAGATGCACGCAGCCGAGGATCAGATCGCGGAAATCGAGACCGCGCTCGCGGCCTACTACGCCGATTTCGGGACGTATCCGGGCGACGTGTTCCCGACCGAAGACAGGAACAACGACGGCGTTCTCGAACCCAGTGAAGACTCCAACTTCAATAACAGTCTTGATGCGGGTGAAGATAAGAACAGCAACTCTGTCCTTGACCTTTACGAGGATACCGGCGTCGATATCGATGGCGACGGCTACTACGATTATGCGTGCAATACGGACGGCACCGGCCGGTCCAACGGCCGGCTCGACCGCGGCGACGGCGTCATTAACATCGATGACCTCGAGTGGGCGCTGAAGACCACCGCGAAGAACGGTCCCTACATCAAGGAGATTCCGCTCGATCCCTGGGGCAACAGGTATGTCTATTACGCTCCATTGAGGCGGCCAACCTACAACTCGAATGACCTAAACGACAGGGGCGACGAAGACTATCTGTGGATTGATCCTGCGAATAACGATAGTCCACCCACTCTGAATGATCGAACGTTGTGCAGCGAGGATATTAACGGGAACGGCAGGCTGGATACCGGCGAAGACGTCGGTATCGCGGTTTACGATGTGAATACAGGCGTTGCGACTGTCTACGTGAGAACTGCGGCCACGCCCGGTGGCGTGCCTGCGTTCACCTCGATGCGCGCTGGCTCCGGCAACGGCATCCTCGATCACGGCGACGACGACAACAAGAACAACAATATCGAGACGTATATCGATATGGCCACGCCGGAGGCGCCCAATCACATCGAGCTCGGCAATGCGGATATCTCGCCCGACGGCCTCGCGCGCAATATCGGCTACTACATCTACTCCATCGGAAGAGACAAGCGGGACCAGACCGCGACCGGATACGAGGATATAGAGTTGAACGGCATGATTAACGGCGTGCTTGATATCGATCCGTCAACCACATTTGATGAAGACCTCGACGCGGACGGCTCGCTCGATTGCGGGTATGAGGACGTCGGCCTCGACGGTATCCCCGGCACGAAGGACCAGGGAGAGGATGACGGCGAGCTGACCGTCGGCACCGGCGGCGATACGCGCGACGAAGACTTCGACGGCGACAGCGAACTCGACGGTCAAGACAACGACGATATCAATAGCTGGAACAAGAAGAGGCCGTGGCGCAGCCATTCGAATTACGGCGGATGATGAAAAGAAGCACGTACGATCCGCAGATTTCACAGATTTTCACGTATGTAGGGGCGGCCCCGCGTGGCCGCCCGGACGAGAAAAGTCGCAAAGAAAAGGATCCTTTTGCAGATTTTT of Candidatus Abyssobacteria bacterium SURF_5 contains these proteins:
- a CDS encoding prepilin-type N-terminal cleavage/methylation domain-containing protein, whose amino-acid sequence is MSRNRFNEPQNVRRPVVLKPCKCANCSWEPAVQFRMPYCGTVFARIIMADSGPPGRQSSRLNSGRNVSDAYEISCAWRSARRCRRRSPFGNCGGGKMLPFPEVFSAPNLLQHTAWRTFSMKGEIPMPPRLADERGFTLTELLVVVGIIVLLTAIVVPNIVGRIDAAKMHAAEDQIAEIETALAAYYADFGTYPGDVFPTEDRNNDGVLEPSEDSNFNNSLDAGEDKNSNSVLDLYEDTGVDIDGDGYYDYACNTDGTGRSNGRLDRGDGVINIDDLEWALKTTAKNGPYIKEIPLDPWGNRYVYYAPLRRPTYNSNDLNDRGDEDYLWIDPANNDSPPTLNDRTLCSEDINGNGRLDTGEDVGIAVYDVNTGVATVYVRTAATPGGVPAFTSMRAGSGNGILDHGDDDNKNNNIETYIDMATPEAPNHIELGNADISPDGLARNIGYYIYSIGRDKRDQTATGYEDIELNGMINGVLDIDPSTTFDEDLDADGSLDCGYEDVGLDGIPGTKDQGEDDGELTVGTGGDTRDEDFDGDSELDGQDNDDINSWNKKRPWRSHSNYGG